The window GGCCGCTGTCCAGCCGGTAGAGGCTGGGGGCCGGGTCGCCCGCGTAGTACAGGGTGTCGCCGCGGCGCAGGGGGCGGCGGAGGGGCTCGTTCGGGAGAGGCGGGGAGGTGTATAGGCTCATGTCGCGCTCCGGGCGGGGGGGGAAGGGGCGGCGGTCAACCGTTCGGGTCCGACTGTACCCAATTGGTTCAAGGTCGAAGCGTTCCACCCATACTCTGTGAAGAATCTGTCAACTGCTCCTCAGGGAAAGACCTCCAGTCCGTCCTCCACCACGCTGGCGTGCGCCCGCACCGTGAGGGCGTGGTCGCGGTTGTAGCCGCCCGCCATCATCGTCACCACCGGGATGCCCGCGTCCCGCGCCCAGGTCAGCACGGTCCGGTTGCGCTCGCGCACGCCGTCCAGGGTCAGGGCGAAGCGGCCGAAACGGTCCCCGGCCAGCACGTCCACCCCGGCGAGGTAAAGGAGCAGATCGGGGCGGAAGGCCTCCAGGGCGGGCAGGGCCTTCCCGCGCAGCACGTCCAGGTACTCGCCATCGGTCACCCCGTCGGGGAGCCCCAGGTCGAGGCTGCTCGTCTCCTTGCGAAAGGGGTAGTTGCGCTCGCCGTGGATGGAGAGGGTAAAGGCGGACGGCTCGGCTCCCAGGAGTGCCGCCGTCCCGTTGCCCTGATGCACGTCGAGGTCGAGGATCGCTACCCGCCGCGCCAGCCCGCCGTCCAGCGCGAGCCGGGTGAGGATCGCCGCGTCGTTGAGCAGGCAAAACCCCTCGGCGCGGTCGCGGAAGGCGTGGTGGGTGCCGCCCGCGAGGTTGGCGCCCCAGCCGTGCGCGAGCGCGTCGTGCAGCGCCGCCAGACTGCCGCCCGCCGCCCGCCGGGCCCGCTCGACCACGCCGGGGCTCCAGGGCAGCCCGAAGGCGCGTTCCTCGTGCCGGGTCACCTCGCCCCGGCGCCAGCGCCGCAGCCAGGCGGGGTCATGCACCCGCGCCGCGTCCGCCCAGCTCAGGAGCGGCGTGTCGAGCACGGGCAGGGACGGGCGCAGATGCTCCGCGACCCCCGCGTACTTGTAGGCCGGGAAGCGGTGCCCCTCGGGCAGCGGAAAGGTGTACGCGGCGGGCGTGTAGGCCCGGAAGGGGTGGGGGAAGGCAGCGGGGGCGGTCACCCGGGCAGTCTCGCGCCTGGCGGGGAGCGGGGAAGCGCCGCCCGCCACCTTCTCGCCTACTGCCCCTTGTACCGCGTCAGGAAGTCGTACCGCACCACCCGGCCGCCAGGGCTGACCCCGTTCACCGCGATAAAGGCGTCGCCGCGGCTGTTAAAGGCGATGGAGGTCGGGAAGTTCAGGCCGCCCAGGACGACCTCCTTGCTGTTCTTGGCCGAGATGCGGACGACCGAGCCGCTGCCCGGGCCGGTCGGCGCGAGCTGCACGGCGTACAGGTTGCCGTCGGGACCCTTGCGCACGTCGGTGAGCTGCGACAGCCCGGTCGCCCAGTCCGTCTGCTGGCCCGTGGCCGGATCGACGCGCACGACTTTGGCGGTGCCCGGAACCTCGCCGCCGGGGAGCAGCGCCACGTACAGCGCCCCGTCCGCCCCCACAGTGAGGCCTGTCGGGACGGCCTGCGCCTGAATGGTGTCGTTCGGGTCGGCGGTCTCCGTGTTGGGTACCGTGAGGGGGGCGAAGACCGTCACCAGCGAGACGGCGCCCGTGGCCGGGTCCACCCGCAGGAGGTCGTTGCCTGCCGCGTCGGCGACGTACAGTTGGCCGTTCAGCGAGGTGATGCCGTAGGGGTGCGAGTCGATGCCGGGCTGGCCGTTCGGGGTGGGAGGCACCGCGGGCACCTTGTCCGGGTTGTTCGCGGCCTCGAAGGCGAAGAGG is drawn from Deinococcus aerius and contains these coding sequences:
- a CDS encoding histone deacetylase family protein, whose translation is MTAPAAFPHPFRAYTPAAYTFPLPEGHRFPAYKYAGVAEHLRPSLPVLDTPLLSWADAARVHDPAWLRRWRRGEVTRHEERAFGLPWSPGVVERARRAAGGSLAALHDALAHGWGANLAGGTHHAFRDRAEGFCLLNDAAILTRLALDGGLARRVAILDLDVHQGNGTAALLGAEPSAFTLSIHGERNYPFRKETSSLDLGLPDGVTDGEYLDVLRGKALPALEAFRPDLLLYLAGVDVLAGDRFGRFALTLDGVRERNRTVLTWARDAGIPVVTMMAGGYNRDHALTVRAHASVVEDGLEVFP
- a CDS encoding ScyD/ScyE family protein; translation: MPSPATARPAPSAVFLLGLALLTGCGRLIQTVPPAHGETVASGLSAPQGVEVDGSGNIWVIDSGTGGDQVVATLPGAPGQPDVQITLGNTAKLVRVDTGGQQQTVTTLPSVGTPFGNSGGARITTLGGNVYVTAGQWTALPGPPLTRPDKVAAVLRVNGNATTEVANLFAFEAANNPDKVPAVPPTPNGQPGIDSHPYGITSLNGQLYVADAAGNDLLRVDPATGAVSLVTVFAPLTVPNTETADPNDTIQAQAVPTGLTVGADGALYVALLPGGEVPGTAKVVRVDPATGQQTDWATGLSQLTDVRKGPDGNLYAVQLAPTGPGSGSVVRISAKNSKEVVLGGLNFPTSIAFNSRGDAFIAVNGVSPGGRVVRYDFLTRYKGQ